From one Phenylobacterium immobile (ATCC 35973) genomic stretch:
- a CDS encoding type IV secretory system conjugative DNA transfer family protein: MFNVADVETASWVSKPIGATTMTYQTTGTSTSRGGMQLFETKSTSTTAHLSRRELMTPDEIMRLDSSLEILLRQGAAPAIAAKVRYYDGPEFRGLFTAASV, encoded by the coding sequence ATCTTCAACGTCGCCGACGTGGAAACCGCGAGCTGGGTGTCGAAGCCGATCGGCGCCACCACCATGACCTATCAAACGACGGGAACCAGCACCTCGCGCGGCGGAATGCAGCTGTTCGAGACCAAATCCACCTCGACCACGGCCCACCTCTCGCGGCGCGAACTGATGACGCCGGACGAGATCATGCGGCTGGATTCCAGCTTGGAGATTCTTCTGCGCCAGGGCGCCGCCCCCGCCATCGCCGCGAAGGTCAGATATTACGATGGGCCGGAGTTCCGGGGCCTGTTCACCGCGGCGAGCGTTTAA
- a CDS encoding replication initiation protein, with protein sequence MRIYPYSPLDVPMSKGAVVDLAIRTLDQKGRGNPFDPANYGEIVKPGELVDIVELSPLTLADRRIFNLLIANAWERIGEPIIHRISKTALKGTHQGNERVESSLLRLMGTIAIVTIRKAGKSYKRRVQLLGPSDESLEKDGFLQYRIPEELIEILRNSEVYARLKTQVMYCFESKYTLCLYEMIERRIGLEYKQTEEFTVEELRALLNVPEGKLERFADFNKYCLKAAKDEINKLCPFFVDFTPIKKGRKVERVALHWFPKTSTGKRDAQILIDQHSVVRRAKLRGESLEMPVLVDFGQPADER encoded by the coding sequence TTGCGAATCTATCCCTACTCACCATTGGACGTGCCGATGTCGAAAGGTGCCGTAGTCGATCTCGCTATTCGGACCTTGGATCAGAAGGGGCGCGGCAACCCGTTCGATCCGGCCAACTACGGCGAGATCGTCAAGCCTGGCGAGCTGGTGGACATTGTCGAGCTTAGCCCCCTCACCCTCGCAGACCGCCGCATCTTCAACCTGCTGATCGCCAACGCCTGGGAGCGGATCGGCGAGCCCATCATCCATCGCATCTCGAAAACGGCCCTGAAGGGCACGCATCAGGGCAATGAGCGGGTGGAAAGCTCACTGCTGCGGCTGATGGGCACGATCGCTATCGTCACCATCCGCAAGGCCGGCAAGAGCTACAAGCGCCGCGTCCAGCTCCTCGGCCCGAGCGACGAGAGCCTGGAGAAGGACGGCTTCCTTCAATACCGCATCCCCGAGGAGCTGATCGAAATCCTGCGGAACAGCGAGGTCTATGCCCGCCTCAAGACGCAGGTGATGTATTGCTTCGAGTCGAAATACACCCTCTGCCTCTACGAGATGATCGAGCGCCGCATAGGCCTAGAATACAAGCAGACGGAGGAATTCACGGTTGAGGAGCTTCGCGCCCTCCTCAACGTGCCCGAAGGGAAGCTGGAGCGGTTCGCGGATTTCAACAAATACTGCCTAAAAGCCGCCAAGGACGAAATCAACAAGCTCTGCCCTTTCTTTGTTGACTTCACGCCCATCAAGAAGGGGCGAAAGGTCGAACGGGTGGCGCTGCATTGGTTCCCGAAAACCTCCACCGGCAAACGTGATGCGCAAATCCTGATCGATCAGCACAGCGTGGTCCGGCGCGCCAAGCTGCGAGGCGAATCCCTGGAAATGCCGGTCTTGGTGGATTTCGGCCAACCGGCCGACGAACGGTGA